In the Arthrobacter sp. 31Y genome, one interval contains:
- a CDS encoding MFS transporter, whose product MNTYTAVPSGEQVVQELPWRWKVQGRIFLIGGLGFMFDAWDVTLNGILIPLLSKHWSLQPADAAWIGTANLIGMAVGAFAWGTIADTIGRKKAFTATLLIFSIFTVLGAFAPDIVWFCIFRFMAGFGLGGCIPVDYALVGEFTPRKQRGKVLTAMDGWWPVGAALCGFISAGLVAAFGDWRLTMLIMVLPALLVFWVRRSVPESPLFLIRAGRRAEAAAVIDGLVEATGASPRAYSLPEPQAAPRLSPGSAWAQLRGIWQFNWKITTAAWALFFSVLLVYYLSLTWMPRILIGAGFEEYKAFVTTASMAAVGLLGVVVAALLVERVGRKWILAITGPLSALTLVIVAFVVDVPSAAVFWLLVFGFVVQVAIPVLYAYVSELYPTELRGSGFGWASTFSRLGAGFGPLVFASFFWPEFGLAQSFAMAGGLVLLSVLWMAFFAPETKQRDLS is encoded by the coding sequence ATGAATACATACACAGCCGTGCCCAGCGGCGAACAAGTTGTGCAGGAACTGCCATGGCGGTGGAAGGTCCAAGGACGGATTTTCCTGATCGGCGGGCTCGGGTTCATGTTCGACGCCTGGGATGTCACGCTCAATGGCATCCTGATTCCGCTGCTGTCCAAGCACTGGTCCCTGCAGCCCGCTGACGCTGCGTGGATCGGGACGGCCAACCTGATCGGCATGGCTGTGGGTGCGTTCGCATGGGGAACCATTGCGGACACCATTGGCCGCAAGAAAGCCTTCACGGCCACCCTCCTGATTTTCAGCATCTTCACGGTTCTGGGTGCCTTCGCCCCGGACATCGTGTGGTTCTGCATCTTCCGTTTCATGGCTGGCTTCGGCTTGGGCGGCTGCATCCCCGTGGACTACGCGCTGGTGGGTGAGTTCACGCCTCGCAAGCAACGCGGCAAGGTGCTCACTGCCATGGATGGTTGGTGGCCTGTGGGCGCAGCGCTGTGCGGTTTCATTTCCGCCGGGCTGGTTGCAGCCTTTGGCGACTGGCGGCTGACCATGCTGATCATGGTGCTGCCGGCGTTACTGGTGTTCTGGGTACGGCGATCGGTCCCGGAGTCCCCGCTGTTCCTCATTCGGGCGGGTCGCCGCGCTGAGGCCGCCGCTGTGATTGATGGTCTGGTGGAGGCAACCGGCGCTTCGCCGCGCGCGTACAGCTTGCCCGAACCGCAGGCAGCGCCCCGTCTCTCCCCCGGCAGCGCTTGGGCCCAGTTGCGGGGGATCTGGCAGTTCAACTGGAAGATCACCACCGCGGCCTGGGCTTTGTTCTTCTCTGTGCTTCTGGTCTATTACTTGTCGCTGACGTGGATGCCGCGCATTCTCATCGGCGCCGGATTCGAGGAGTACAAGGCGTTCGTCACGACGGCGAGCATGGCCGCCGTCGGACTTCTGGGAGTGGTGGTCGCAGCGCTGCTGGTGGAACGTGTGGGCCGCAAGTGGATCCTTGCCATCACCGGCCCGTTGTCCGCGCTGACCTTGGTGATCGTGGCGTTCGTGGTGGACGTGCCTTCGGCTGCTGTGTTCTGGCTGCTGGTGTTCGGTTTCGTGGTCCAGGTGGCCATCCCGGTGCTTTACGCCTACGTCTCCGAGCTGTACCCGACCGAGCTTCGCGGCTCCGGCTTCGGCTGGGCTTCGACGTTCTCCCGCCTCGGCGCGGGCTTTGGCCCCTTGGTGTTCGCCTCGTTCTTCTGGCCTGAGTTCGGGTTGGCGCAGTCGTTCGCGATGGCAGGAGGGCTGGTTCTGCTGTCCGTGCTGTGGATGGCATTCTTCGCCCCGGAAACGAAGCAGCGCGACCTCTCCTAA
- the murQ gene encoding N-acetylmuramic acid 6-phosphate etherase has translation MTEQTGPTNADNLAGLRTELAGLQTEATAEGLENLDILGTEELVSAMLAHSAGVHAAVEAAGPAIVQTVDAVAERLQRGGRLLYVGAGTAGRLGVLDASECPPTFGTPPGLVVGLIAGGVQAIQKPVEYAEDNATAGARDLHDINVTEADAVVGITASGRTPYVIGALEEARKRGAFTASLACNEGSAVSHVADAAIEVVVGPEFIAGSTRLNSGTAQKLVLNMISTLVMVKLGKTYGNLMVDLRATNEKLLARSQRTVQHATGVSAQEAATALDSVGGSVKAAILVLLTGIEAGQAKGALEEAGGFLRRAIQNQK, from the coding sequence GTGACGGAACAAACTGGCCCGACTAACGCCGACAATCTCGCGGGCCTGCGCACGGAACTCGCCGGATTGCAGACCGAGGCCACAGCCGAAGGCCTGGAAAACCTGGACATCTTGGGCACCGAAGAACTCGTCTCAGCGATGCTTGCCCACAGTGCAGGAGTACACGCAGCGGTTGAGGCCGCGGGTCCAGCAATTGTTCAGACGGTCGACGCCGTTGCGGAGCGACTCCAGCGCGGCGGCCGCCTCTTGTACGTGGGAGCCGGAACGGCCGGACGACTCGGTGTGCTCGACGCGAGCGAGTGCCCGCCGACGTTCGGCACCCCGCCGGGACTCGTCGTCGGACTGATCGCGGGCGGTGTGCAGGCGATCCAGAAACCGGTGGAGTATGCCGAGGACAACGCAACCGCCGGAGCGCGGGATTTGCACGACATCAACGTGACTGAAGCGGACGCCGTCGTCGGTATTACGGCCTCGGGCCGGACGCCATACGTGATCGGCGCGCTGGAGGAAGCCCGGAAGCGGGGTGCTTTCACGGCATCGCTGGCATGCAATGAGGGCTCGGCCGTGAGTCACGTGGCGGACGCGGCGATCGAAGTTGTAGTGGGTCCTGAGTTCATCGCGGGTTCAACCAGGCTCAACTCGGGCACGGCGCAGAAACTCGTCCTCAACATGATCAGCACCCTGGTGATGGTGAAGCTCGGCAAGACCTACGGGAACCTCATGGTGGACCTGCGAGCCACGAACGAGAAACTGCTGGCCCGCTCGCAACGGACGGTTCAGCATGCCACCGGCGTGTCCGCCCAAGAAGCTGCAACTGCTTTGGACTCTGTTGGCGGTTCGGTGAAGGCAGCCATCCTGGTGCTCCTGACAGGCATCGAGGCTGGTCAAGCCAAGGGCGCCCTGGAGGAAGCCGGCGGTTTCCTGCGCAGGGCCATCCAGAACCAGAAGTAA
- a CDS encoding N-acetylglucosamine kinase, with protein MEATEVVLVADVGKSRCRVELRSGNELLGAADQHGFPGVHVDNGPTLAFDLLLETVSQLPPGLPVSTLTGIGAAVAGVEASAEKSQELATMLSQRFSVPAAVLSDATAAQLGALQGAPGTTLIVGTGAVAFRFDQAGILHRADGWGPYLGDRGSGRWIGQQGLQAVLEAHDGGPATSLSAAARALVESPEMLPGWLAESENPYRAMARFAPLVLHAAEAGDAVAHHIVGEACRILTYTVTLATGDEGGTPRVAMLGGVVGSDFFAALLRKSLASAGIEVVAPLGDGLDGAALAATRRGLIQERYIHRDGTNWPD; from the coding sequence ATGGAAGCCACCGAGGTTGTTCTCGTTGCCGATGTTGGGAAGAGCCGCTGCCGCGTGGAGTTGCGCAGCGGTAATGAGTTGCTGGGCGCCGCCGACCAGCACGGCTTCCCCGGGGTACACGTGGACAACGGACCTACCCTCGCGTTCGACCTCCTGCTCGAGACGGTCAGCCAGTTGCCGCCCGGTCTCCCCGTCAGCACGTTGACGGGTATCGGCGCCGCGGTCGCCGGCGTTGAAGCCTCCGCCGAGAAGTCGCAGGAGCTCGCCACCATGTTGTCCCAACGGTTCAGTGTCCCCGCGGCCGTCCTCTCCGATGCCACCGCCGCCCAGCTTGGCGCACTGCAGGGCGCCCCCGGCACCACACTGATCGTGGGCACCGGCGCCGTGGCCTTCCGCTTCGACCAAGCCGGCATCCTGCACCGGGCCGACGGATGGGGTCCCTACCTTGGCGATCGCGGCAGCGGCCGATGGATCGGTCAGCAGGGTCTGCAGGCAGTTCTTGAAGCGCACGACGGCGGCCCGGCCACGTCGTTGTCCGCTGCGGCCCGCGCTCTGGTCGAGTCACCCGAGATGCTGCCGGGTTGGCTTGCCGAATCAGAGAACCCCTACAGGGCCATGGCCCGATTCGCGCCGCTGGTTCTGCACGCAGCGGAGGCCGGTGACGCCGTCGCGCATCACATCGTTGGCGAGGCGTGCCGGATCCTGACCTATACCGTGACGCTAGCGACCGGCGACGAGGGCGGCACACCCCGCGTGGCGATGCTGGGCGGAGTGGTGGGATCGGACTTCTTCGCCGCGCTCTTGCGGAAGTCCCTCGCTTCGGCTGGGATTGAGGTGGTGGCCCCGCTGGGCGATGGTTTGGACGGTGCTGCCCTCGCTGCGACGCGCCGCGGGCTCATCCAGGAAAGGTACATCCACCGTGACGGAACAAACTGGCCCGACTAA
- the purH gene encoding bifunctional phosphoribosylaminoimidazolecarboxamide formyltransferase/IMP cyclohydrolase produces MSLTQLDRVPIRRALISVYDKTGLEELARGLHAAGVALVSTGSTAKKIAAAGIPVKEVEEVTGSPEMLDGRVKTLHPRVHGGILADRRVPAHMDTLAGMAIETFDLVVVNLYPFVETVKSGAAQDDVVEQIDIGGPAMVRSAAKNHAAVAIVTDPHFYGAVVDAAAHGGFDLNTRRRLAAKAFAHTASYDNAVASWTASQFLDEDGDGIIDWPAYAGLSLERSEVLRYGENPHQQAALYVDKAAPAGIAQADQLHGKAMSYNNFVDADAALRAAFDFAEPAVAIIKHANPCGVAVGSADAADPIADAHAKAHACDPVSAFGGVIAANRTVTAGMARTVADIFTEVVIAPDFEPEAVEILSKKKNIRLLALPEGYGRYPSEMRQVSGGVLVQMSDKVDADGDNPANWTLAAGEAADEATLADLAFAWTACRAAKSNAILIANHGAAVGIGMGQVNRLDSCRLAVERANTLGVKVESDVEGAGGASNTSGGDAPERARGAVASSDAFFPFADGLQILIDAGVRAVVQPGGSVRDEEVIAAANAAGITMYFTGARHFFH; encoded by the coding sequence GTGAGCTTGACGCAGCTTGACCGTGTGCCCATCCGCCGTGCACTGATCTCGGTTTACGACAAGACGGGACTGGAGGAGCTCGCGAGGGGCCTGCACGCAGCCGGCGTGGCCCTTGTTTCCACCGGCTCCACCGCTAAGAAGATCGCCGCCGCAGGCATCCCGGTCAAGGAAGTCGAAGAAGTCACCGGCTCCCCGGAAATGCTGGACGGCCGTGTCAAGACCCTGCACCCGCGCGTGCACGGCGGCATCCTTGCTGACCGTCGCGTCCCGGCCCACATGGACACCCTCGCGGGCATGGCGATCGAAACCTTCGACCTCGTTGTGGTGAACCTGTACCCGTTCGTCGAGACCGTGAAGTCCGGCGCAGCGCAGGACGATGTGGTGGAGCAGATCGACATCGGAGGCCCCGCCATGGTGCGTTCGGCCGCGAAGAACCACGCCGCCGTCGCCATCGTCACGGACCCGCACTTCTACGGTGCAGTAGTCGACGCCGCTGCACACGGCGGTTTCGACCTCAACACCCGTCGTCGCCTGGCTGCCAAGGCCTTCGCGCACACGGCGAGCTACGACAACGCTGTGGCTTCCTGGACTGCCAGCCAGTTCCTGGACGAAGACGGCGACGGCATCATCGACTGGCCCGCTTACGCAGGTCTGTCCCTGGAACGCTCCGAGGTGCTCCGCTACGGCGAAAACCCGCACCAGCAGGCCGCCCTCTACGTGGACAAGGCTGCTCCGGCGGGCATCGCCCAGGCCGACCAGCTGCACGGCAAGGCCATGAGCTACAACAACTTCGTCGACGCCGACGCCGCCCTCCGCGCTGCTTTCGACTTCGCCGAGCCCGCCGTCGCAATCATCAAGCACGCCAACCCGTGCGGTGTGGCTGTTGGTTCGGCCGACGCTGCCGACCCGATTGCTGACGCTCACGCCAAGGCCCACGCCTGCGATCCCGTCTCCGCTTTCGGCGGCGTCATTGCTGCGAACCGCACCGTCACCGCAGGCATGGCCCGCACGGTTGCCGACATCTTCACCGAGGTTGTCATCGCCCCGGACTTCGAGCCCGAAGCTGTGGAGATCCTCTCCAAGAAGAAGAACATCCGTCTCCTCGCACTGCCCGAGGGCTACGGCCGCTACCCCTCCGAGATGCGCCAGGTCTCCGGCGGCGTCCTGGTCCAGATGAGCGACAAGGTAGATGCCGACGGCGACAACCCCGCCAACTGGACCCTCGCAGCCGGCGAAGCCGCCGACGAAGCAACCCTCGCGGACCTCGCTTTCGCCTGGACCGCTTGCCGCGCCGCCAAGTCCAACGCCATCCTGATCGCCAACCACGGTGCAGCCGTGGGCATCGGCATGGGCCAGGTCAACCGCCTGGACTCCTGCCGCCTGGCCGTCGAGCGCGCCAATACGCTGGGCGTGAAGGTGGAGTCCGACGTCGAAGGCGCCGGCGGTGCGTCCAACACCAGCGGTGGCGACGCACCCGAGCGTGCACGCGGTGCCGTTGCATCCTCGGACGCGTTCTTCCCGTTCGCTGATGGCCTGCAGATCCTGATCGACGCCGGCGTCCGCGCGGTCGTCCAGCCGGGCGGTTCCGTCCGGGACGAGGAAGTCATCGCAGCAGCCAACGCTGCAGGCATCACGATGTACTTCACCGGCGCGCGCCACTTCTTCCACTAG
- a CDS encoding trypsin-like serine peptidase, with amino-acid sequence MKHLFTNLSYVRYLQFRQSAVAITGRLTPSIGRNNVTKTKTLATSLLSLSAAAILALVGTTSANAAPVNTTDSSDAAVSSHVVSDAGAADYWTPERMKNAMSGEVLAAKALERGKLLNLGKAPVTEAPGAISSIAGQQAAPDSKTIDRKVNQSETPVKHIGKIFFTLGGSNYVCSGNSVTAANKSTVSTAGHCLNEGPGAYATNFTFVPAYLNGAAPYGKWTAKALYAPTQWASNGNMQYDTAFAVMNTLNGQKLADVVGSSGVQFNAARGLSYKAFGYPAGSPFNGESLKSCSGKATNDPYNPQFNSQGIPCNMTGGSSGGPWFIGTSSTGYQNSVNSYGYGSNSTTMYGPYWGTVIQSTYNTASAAS; translated from the coding sequence ATGAAACATCTCTTTACAAACTTGTCATACGTTCGATACCTTCAATTCCGTCAGTCGGCGGTCGCCATCACTGGCCGCCTCACTCCCTCGATAGGTAGGAACAACGTGACAAAAACCAAGACCCTGGCCACAAGCCTGCTGAGTCTGTCCGCTGCCGCAATCCTGGCGCTGGTTGGAACCACCAGCGCCAACGCGGCACCGGTCAACACCACAGACTCCAGCGACGCTGCGGTCAGCAGCCATGTAGTGTCCGACGCCGGCGCTGCAGATTATTGGACCCCGGAACGCATGAAGAATGCCATGTCCGGCGAAGTCCTGGCCGCGAAGGCCCTCGAACGCGGCAAGCTCCTCAACCTCGGCAAAGCCCCAGTCACTGAAGCCCCGGGCGCCATCAGCAGCATCGCAGGCCAGCAGGCAGCACCCGATTCCAAGACCATCGACCGCAAAGTGAACCAGAGCGAAACGCCGGTCAAGCACATCGGCAAAATCTTCTTCACCCTGGGCGGCTCCAACTACGTCTGCTCCGGCAACTCCGTCACCGCAGCCAACAAGAGCACAGTCTCCACCGCCGGACACTGCCTCAACGAAGGCCCGGGCGCCTACGCCACCAACTTCACTTTCGTTCCGGCATACCTCAACGGCGCAGCACCCTACGGGAAGTGGACGGCAAAGGCGCTGTACGCCCCCACCCAGTGGGCCTCCAACGGCAACATGCAGTACGACACCGCCTTCGCCGTCATGAACACCCTCAACGGCCAGAAGCTCGCCGACGTCGTAGGTTCCTCAGGCGTCCAGTTCAACGCCGCCCGCGGCCTGAGCTACAAGGCCTTTGGCTACCCGGCAGGCTCGCCCTTCAACGGTGAATCGCTCAAGAGCTGCTCCGGCAAGGCCACCAACGATCCCTACAACCCGCAGTTCAACAGCCAGGGCATCCCCTGCAACATGACCGGTGGGTCCTCGGGCGGTCCGTGGTTCATCGGCACCAGCTCCACCGGCTACCAGAACTCCGTGAACAGCTACGGCTACGGCAGCAACTCCACCACCATGTACGGCCCGTACTGGGGCACCGTCATCCAGTCCACCTACAACACGGCTTCGGCGGCTTCGTAG
- a CDS encoding NADP-dependent isocitrate dehydrogenase produces the protein MAKIIYTHTDEAPMLATYSFLPIVEAYASTAGVEVETRDISLAGRIIAVFGDFLTEEQRTGNALVELGELAKQPEANIIKLPNISASVPQLKAAIAELQAQGYALPDYPDNPSSDTETDIRSRYDKIKGSAVNPVLREGNSDRRAPLSVKNYARQNPHSMGAWSAESKTNVATMGENDFRSNEKSVVLKADDSLTIQLVREDGTTKVLKKDFPVLAGEVVDATVLRADALDEFLKAQVARAKEEGVLFSAHLKATMMKVSDPIIFGHVVKAYFSELFETYGKQLAAAGISPNNGLAAILSGLEELPEDVREGVKAAITKGLEDGPALAMVDSDKGITSLHVPSDIIVDASMPAMIRSSGHMWGPDGKEADTLAVIPDSSYAGIYQVVLDDCRANGAFDPTTMGTVPNVGLMAQAAEEYGSHDKTFEIQAAGTVQLVDSKGNVLTEHQVFPGDIWRACQTKDIPVRDWVKLAVTRARASQTPAVFWLDESRAHDANLIAKVNEYLQEHDTEGLEIKILSPVEATAFTLERIRKGEDTISVTGNVLRDYLTDLFPILELGTSAKMLSIVPLINGGGLFETGAGGSAPKHVQQLVKENHLRWDSLGEFLALAVSFEHLATTTGNARAQVLADTLDRATGTFLLENKSPRRSVGELDNRGSHFYLATYWAQELAKQTEDAELAKDFAAIADALTSNEEAIVGELAAVQGPAVELGGYYRPDAAKAAEIMRPSATFNKVLATLK, from the coding sequence ATGGCCAAGATTATCTATACCCACACAGACGAAGCGCCGATGCTGGCAACTTACTCATTCCTGCCGATTGTTGAAGCGTATGCCTCGACCGCAGGAGTAGAGGTGGAGACCCGCGATATTTCGCTGGCCGGCCGCATCATCGCCGTCTTCGGTGATTTCCTGACAGAAGAACAGCGCACGGGCAACGCCCTTGTTGAACTTGGTGAACTGGCAAAGCAGCCGGAAGCCAACATCATCAAGCTGCCCAACATCAGCGCCTCCGTGCCGCAGCTCAAGGCTGCCATCGCCGAGCTCCAGGCCCAGGGCTACGCCCTCCCGGACTACCCGGACAACCCCTCCTCGGACACCGAGACGGACATCCGCTCGCGCTACGACAAGATCAAGGGTTCCGCTGTGAACCCGGTGCTGCGTGAAGGCAACTCTGACCGCCGCGCACCCTTGTCGGTGAAGAACTACGCCCGCCAGAACCCGCACTCCATGGGTGCCTGGTCCGCCGAGTCCAAGACCAACGTTGCCACCATGGGCGAGAACGACTTCCGCTCCAATGAGAAGTCCGTTGTCCTCAAGGCTGACGATTCCCTGACCATCCAGTTGGTCCGCGAAGACGGCACCACCAAGGTCCTCAAGAAGGACTTCCCCGTCCTGGCCGGTGAAGTTGTGGACGCCACCGTGCTCCGCGCCGACGCCCTGGATGAGTTCCTCAAGGCACAGGTTGCCCGTGCCAAGGAAGAGGGCGTCCTCTTCTCCGCACACCTGAAGGCCACCATGATGAAGGTCTCGGACCCCATCATCTTCGGCCACGTGGTCAAGGCTTACTTCTCCGAACTGTTCGAAACATACGGCAAGCAGCTCGCAGCCGCAGGCATCAGCCCGAACAACGGCCTTGCAGCTATCCTCAGCGGCTTGGAAGAGCTGCCCGAGGATGTCCGCGAAGGCGTCAAGGCAGCAATCACCAAGGGCCTCGAAGACGGTCCCGCGCTGGCCATGGTGGACTCGGACAAGGGCATCACCAGCCTGCACGTTCCGTCGGACATCATTGTTGACGCCTCCATGCCTGCCATGATCCGTTCTTCCGGCCACATGTGGGGCCCGGACGGCAAGGAAGCAGACACCCTGGCCGTTATCCCGGACAGCTCCTACGCCGGCATCTACCAAGTTGTCCTGGACGACTGCCGCGCCAACGGTGCGTTCGACCCCACCACCATGGGCACCGTTCCCAACGTGGGCCTCATGGCACAGGCAGCCGAAGAATACGGTAGCCACGACAAAACCTTCGAGATCCAGGCAGCCGGCACCGTCCAGCTCGTGGACAGCAAGGGCAACGTCCTCACCGAGCACCAGGTCTTCCCGGGTGACATCTGGCGTGCATGCCAGACCAAGGACATCCCGGTCCGCGACTGGGTCAAGCTGGCCGTCACCCGTGCCCGCGCTTCCCAGACTCCGGCTGTGTTCTGGCTGGACGAGAGCCGCGCTCACGACGCCAACCTGATCGCCAAGGTCAACGAGTACCTCCAGGAGCACGACACCGAGGGCCTGGAAATCAAGATCCTTTCCCCGGTTGAGGCCACGGCATTCACCTTGGAGCGCATCCGTAAGGGTGAGGACACCATCTCCGTCACCGGTAACGTCCTCCGCGACTACCTCACGGACCTGTTCCCGATCCTCGAGCTCGGCACCAGCGCCAAGATGCTCTCCATCGTTCCGCTGATCAACGGTGGCGGCCTGTTCGAGACCGGCGCCGGCGGCTCCGCTCCCAAGCACGTCCAGCAGCTGGTCAAGGAAAACCACCTCCGCTGGGACAGCCTGGGCGAGTTCCTTGCTCTGGCCGTCAGCTTCGAGCACCTTGCCACCACCACCGGCAACGCCCGCGCACAGGTCCTGGCTGACACGCTGGACCGCGCCACGGGTACGTTCCTGCTGGAAAACAAGTCCCCTCGCCGCAGCGTTGGCGAGCTGGACAACCGTGGAAGCCACTTCTACCTGGCCACCTACTGGGCCCAGGAGCTGGCCAAGCAGACCGAAGACGCCGAGTTGGCCAAGGACTTCGCAGCAATCGCTGACGCCCTGACCTCCAACGAAGAGGCAATCGTCGGTGAGCTGGCAGCAGTCCAGGGTCCCGCCGTCGAACTGGGCGGTTACTACCGTCCGGACGCCGCCAAGGCCGCTGAGATCATGCGCCCGTCGGCTACGTTCAACAAGGTCCTCGCGACCCTGAAGTAG
- a CDS encoding FAD-dependent oxidoreductase, with protein MQVDVVVVGGGAMGSAAAWQLARAGRSVVLLEQFEAGHHIGASHGATRNFNTAYAEADYLDLLAESKILWDELAAEHGAPLLDMVGLVNHGNVPRLHEVRGAHEARGIESYFISPDEAANRWLGMNFATDVLFVPGSGRIRSADALGALRKSAEAHGAVFKYSTPVKDIRVTGGESAVVVTEETEYTASRVVVTAGAWTPKLIGKLTDLPALVVTQEQPAHFTPTDKTMVWPSFNHSPDPDPNNEAYEYWYSPVYGMLTPGEGVKAGWHGVGPVMDPDERTFEPIPHQMEALVRYAEEWLPGVDPSTAVPISCTYTTTPNEDFVLDHFGPLVVGAGFSGHGFKFTPAIGRVLKDIVDGGMAPERFRADR; from the coding sequence ATGCAGGTTGACGTTGTAGTTGTTGGCGGAGGAGCCATGGGATCGGCGGCCGCCTGGCAACTGGCCCGGGCGGGTCGCTCAGTAGTCCTGCTGGAGCAATTTGAGGCCGGCCACCACATCGGCGCTTCGCACGGCGCCACACGCAACTTCAACACCGCCTACGCCGAGGCCGACTACCTGGACCTCCTCGCTGAGTCCAAGATCCTGTGGGACGAGCTGGCAGCCGAGCACGGGGCACCGCTTCTGGACATGGTGGGCCTCGTGAACCACGGAAACGTCCCCCGCCTGCACGAGGTCCGGGGAGCCCACGAGGCACGAGGCATCGAGAGTTACTTCATCTCCCCCGACGAAGCTGCCAACCGATGGCTGGGGATGAACTTCGCCACCGACGTCCTCTTCGTGCCAGGCTCCGGCCGGATCCGCTCGGCTGACGCCCTGGGAGCGCTGCGGAAATCAGCTGAAGCCCACGGTGCCGTTTTCAAGTACTCGACGCCGGTGAAGGACATCCGCGTCACCGGAGGCGAATCAGCGGTGGTGGTGACCGAGGAGACTGAGTACACCGCCAGCCGCGTCGTGGTGACGGCCGGCGCGTGGACTCCGAAACTCATCGGCAAGCTCACGGATCTGCCGGCACTGGTGGTAACCCAGGAGCAGCCCGCCCACTTCACTCCCACGGACAAAACCATGGTGTGGCCGAGCTTCAACCACAGCCCGGACCCCGATCCGAACAACGAAGCCTACGAGTACTGGTACAGCCCGGTCTACGGCATGCTCACCCCCGGCGAAGGCGTGAAGGCCGGCTGGCACGGCGTCGGCCCGGTCATGGATCCGGACGAGCGCACGTTCGAGCCCATCCCCCACCAGATGGAAGCATTGGTGCGGTACGCCGAAGAGTGGCTTCCCGGCGTCGACCCCTCCACCGCGGTTCCCATCAGCTGCACCTACACCACCACCCCCAACGAGGACTTTGTGCTGGACCACTTCGGTCCGCTGGTGGTGGGCGCAGGCTTCTCGGGTCACGGTTTCAAGTTCACGCCCGCTATCGGCCGGGTGCTCAAGGACATCGTCGACGGCGGCATGGCACCGGAGCGGTTCCGCGCAGACCGCTAG
- the phnE gene encoding phosphonate ABC transporter, permease protein PhnE, which yields MTPHTLTPAVARRDSISKSRVALVRPKKPLRWITTAAVAAIVVGLHAVAIEGTDFKPELLVDGWKGMAAFIGDAFPPDLSWEKTLRPGLEATLVTLWIGLLGTTLSVPFALLLAALAAENTSPHRLVYQAARAILSFFRAVPDIVFALIFVTAVGLGPFAGVLALICHNTGVMGKLWAESMEEIDSGPQEALRTAGANRIQQVANATLPMVVPQFVGLLLYRFDVNVRSSLVLGLVGAGGIGLLINQSIKSFQFDSMLTHILIVLVLIIVVDQFSAWIRRRLAA from the coding sequence ATGACGCCCCACACTTTGACCCCGGCCGTCGCACGCCGCGACTCCATCAGCAAAAGCCGGGTGGCACTGGTCCGCCCGAAGAAGCCGCTGCGGTGGATCACGACGGCGGCAGTGGCGGCCATCGTCGTCGGACTTCACGCCGTGGCCATCGAAGGGACGGACTTCAAACCGGAACTGCTGGTTGACGGTTGGAAGGGCATGGCCGCGTTTATTGGCGACGCGTTCCCGCCGGACCTCAGCTGGGAAAAGACCCTCCGGCCCGGATTGGAAGCCACGCTGGTGACCCTCTGGATCGGGCTCTTGGGAACCACGTTGTCGGTGCCATTCGCTCTGTTGCTCGCGGCGCTGGCTGCGGAGAACACCAGCCCGCACCGGCTCGTTTACCAAGCTGCGCGAGCCATCCTCTCCTTCTTCCGTGCCGTGCCGGACATCGTGTTCGCACTGATCTTCGTTACGGCAGTCGGGCTTGGTCCGTTCGCGGGCGTGCTCGCACTGATCTGCCACAACACCGGTGTCATGGGGAAGCTGTGGGCGGAGTCCATGGAAGAGATCGACTCCGGACCCCAGGAAGCACTCCGGACGGCGGGCGCCAACCGGATCCAGCAGGTGGCCAACGCAACGCTGCCCATGGTGGTTCCGCAGTTCGTGGGCCTGCTGCTCTACCGCTTCGACGTCAACGTGCGGTCCTCGCTGGTCCTTGGCCTAGTGGGCGCCGGAGGCATCGGGCTGCTGATCAACCAGTCCATCAAGTCGTTCCAGTTCGACTCCATGCTCACGCACATCCTGATCGTGCTGGTGCTGATCATCGTGGTGGACCAGTTCTCCGCGTGGATCCGCAGGCGCCTGGCCGCCTAA